A window of the Drosophila simulans strain w501 chromosome 2L, Prin_Dsim_3.1, whole genome shotgun sequence genome harbors these coding sequences:
- the LOC6731623 gene encoding uncharacterized protein LOC6731623 isoform X1, producing MDGENRIILNVGGIRYETYKATLKKIPATRLSRLTEALANYDPVLNEYFFDRHPGVFTQILNYYRTGKLHYPTDVCGPLFEEELEFWGLDSNQVEPCCWSTYSIHRDTQNTLAILDKLDIENEKPTEEQIARLFGFEEALSNGELNCWQRIKPKIWAMFDEPSSSTGAKIVAGMSVFFIFVSVISFCLKTHPGFRVDLPSGAHDAHGPGAGGPPHGHDPMGEPPQTHQYHQHSITPPSGSIGPTFRVTNYTSYSSGNFTAPGQATPIATIKGGQRQRLKRNINGSILNEFIEEKILGHNGRRKHGWIETYGQPHEAFFYVELVCNVWFFIEVIIRLIVSPNLWQFIKSPVNIIDFTATLSFYTDVMQRMGEYTGLLEAFSIVRIMRLFKLTRHSPGLRILIHTFKASAKELTLLVFFLVLGIVFFASLAYYAEKLQDNPDNQFKSIPLGLWWAIVTMTTVGYGDVAPKTYPGMFVGALCALAGVLTIALPVPVIVSNFSMFYSHTQARSKLPKKRRRVLPVEQPRRKREPTAPHRGRTNAIKQTPPTGPGLVAGGVGPVGAGGAGLGGHAVGHPAAGAPMFKDAFGGAKIGTVNVNGVNVIGLHPAQRTTTTMAMAMNEADPTPMSALTYQVPMLQPTPPAAQSHGHAHGHAHGLGPASAAMTSSASLTGSAASAAVATAAAAAPAGPSFISSDYLSVPAVQSLQPRAATTGHDFMLPLQPKLLGPLERKDQHPLQLTAHNLASDTHQLMYSGHAHSQHKVGGGAAVLNVPPTLSMSHTQMPPGIASMGQRTPNLSFRPAHGASSQVATLQQPIPHSHACHASTNCNIKISVASAGISVGCPDEFRTPKVTLLDDLSDDVNSSTDDCGDCCLVDDSDTYEGTTINNGPSGQENGTEAIGLDDGLLDNDGEDEEDGEGSGVGGDSGDSLGGIYIGPRH from the exons ATGGATGGCGAAAATCGGATCATACTCAATGTAGGCGGAATAAG ATATGAAACCTACAAGGCCACGCTCAAGAAAATCCCCGCAACACGTCTATCCCGACTGACCGAAGCCCTGGCCAACTACGATCCGGTGCTCAATGAATACTTTTTTGATCGCCACCCCGGGGTCTTCACCCAAATCCTCAACTATTACAG AACTGGAAAACTGCACTATCCAACTGACGTGTGTGGCCCGCTTTTCGAGGAAGAGCTGGAATTCTGGGGACTCGACTCAAATCAGGTAGAACCTTGCTGTTGGTCAACATATAGCATACATCGCGATACGCAA AACACCTTAGCCATATTAGATAAGCTAGATATTGAAAATGAGAAGCCCACGGAGGAGCAGATAGCTCGTCTATTTGGCTTTGAGGAGGCACTGAGCAACGGCGAGCTCAACTGCTGGCAGCGTATAAAACCCAAGATCTGGGCCATGTTCGATGAGCCATCCAGCTCCACGGGTGCCAAG ATCGTTGCTGGCATGTCGGTTTTCTTTATATTTGTTTCTGTGATATCATTCTGCCTGAAGACCCATCCTGGCTTTCGTGTCGATCTGCCCTCCGGAGCCCACGATGCCCACGGACCAGGTGCGGGTGGTCCACCCCACGGACACGATCCCATGGGAGAACCACCGCAGACCCATCAGTACCATCAGCACAGCATCACGCCGCCCAGCGGCAGCATCGGACCCACCTTTCGTGTCACAAACTACACGAGCTACAGCAGCGGCAACTTTACCGCTCCTGGCCAGGCCACGCCCATTGCCACCATTAAGGGCGGCCAGCGGCAGCGACTGAAACGGAATATCAACGGAAGTATCCTGAACGAGTTCATCGAAGAGAAGATATTGGGCCACAATGGGAGGAGAAAACACGGATGGATTGAGACCTATGGGCAGCCACACGAGGCCTTCTTCTACGTGGAATTGGTCTGCAACGTCTGGTTCTTCATCGAGGTCATCATTAGGCTGATT GTCTCCCCCAATTTGTGGCAGTTCATAAAATCGCCGGTGAATATCATTGATTTTACGGCCACCTTGAGCTTTTACACGGACGTAATGCAGCGTATGGGTGAATATACGGGTCTTCTGGAGGCCTTTTCCATCGTTAGGATTATGCGACTGTTCAAGCTGACTCGCCATTCACCGGGCCTGAGAATCCTCATCCACACATTCAAGGCTTCGGCCAAGGAGCTTACTCTGTTGGTGTTCTTCCTCGTCCTGGGCATAGTGTTCTTCGCCAGTTTGGCGTACTATGCGGAGAAGTTGCAG GACAATCCGGACAACCAGTTCAAGAGCATACCTTTGGGTCTGTGGTGGGCCATCGTGACCATGACCACCGTGGGATATGGCGATGTGGCGCCCAAAACCTATCCGGGCATGTTTGTGGGTGCCCTCTGTGCTCTGGCCGGTGTGCTGACCATTGCCCTGCCCGTGCCCGTCATCGTTAGCAACTTCTCCATGTTCTACTCCCACACTCAG GCTCGCTCCAAGCTGCCCAAGAAGCGACGACGTGTTCTGCCCGTGGAGCAGCCGCGCCGCAAGAGGGAGCCCACCGCTCCGCATCGCGGAAGGACGAACGCCATCAAACAGACGCCACCCACTGGGCCGGGATTGGTGGCCGGTGGCGTGGGTCCAGTGGGAGCAGGCGGGGCGGGACTCGGTGGCCATGCGGTGGGTCATCCCGCTGCAGGGGCGCCAATGTTTAAGGACGCATTCGGCGGTGCCAAAATCG GCACCGTGAACGTGAACGGCGTCAATGTCATTGGCCTGCATCCTGCGCAAAGGACGACGAccacgatggcgatggcgatgaatGAGGCGGACCCGACGCCGATGTCGGCGTTGACCTACCAAGTGCCTATGCTCCAACCCACGCCCCCGGCCGCCCAGAGTcacggccacgcccatggccacgcccacggccTTGGCCCAGCGTCGGCGGCGATGACGTCATCGGCATCGCTAACAGGCTCAGCTGCCTCAGCAGCCGTTGCCAcagccgccgcagccgccCCCGCCGGCCCCTCGTTCATCAGTT CGGACTACTTGAGCGTGCCGGCGGTGCAGAGCCTCCAGCCGCGGGCGGCGACGACTGGCCACGACTTCATGCTGCCGCTCCAGCCAAAACTTCTGGGCCCCCTGG AACGCAAGGATCAGCATCCGCTGCAACTGACTGCCCACAATTTGGCCTCGGACACGCACCAGCTGATGTACtcgggccacgcccactcgcagCACAAGGTGGGCGGTGGGGCAGCGGTGCTGAATGTGCCGCCCACGTTGAGCATGTCGCACACCCAGATGCCCCCCGGAATCGCCAGCATGGGTCAGCGGACGCCCAATCTGAGTTTCCGGCCCGCTCACGGGGCGTCCTCCCAGGTGGCCACTCTCCAGCAGCCCATTCCGCACTCCCATGCCTGCCACGCCTCCACGAACTGCAACATCAAGATTTCGGTTGCCTCCGCCGGCATTTCGGTGGGATGTCCGGATGAGTTTCGGACTCCCAAGGTGACGCTGCTGGACGATCTCAGCGACGATGTCAACTCCTCGACGGATGACTGCGGGGACTGTTGTCTGGTGGACGACAGCGATACCTACGAGGGCACCACCATCAACAATGGTCCAAGTGGCCAGGAGAACGGAACGGAAGCCATTGGCCTGGACGATGGCCTTCTGGATAACGATggggaggatgaggaggacgGCGAGGGCAGCGGCGTGGGCGGGGATAGCGGCGATAGTCTCGGAGGGATCTACATTGGTCCCAGGCATTGA
- the LOC6731623 gene encoding potassium voltage-gated channel protein Shaw isoform X2: MDGENRIILNVGGIRYETYKATLKKIPATRLSRLTEALANYDPVLNEYFFDRHPGVFTQILNYYRTGKLHYPTDVCGPLFEEELEFWGLDSNQVEPCCWSTYSIHRDTQNTLAILDKLDIENEKPTEEQIARLFGFEEALSNGELNCWQRIKPKIWAMFDEPSSSTGAKIVAGMSVFFIFVSVISFCLKTHPGFRVDLPSGAHDAHGPGAGGPPHGHDPMGEPPQTHQYHQHSITPPSGSIGPTFRVTNYTSYSSGNFTAPGQATPIATIKGGQRQRLKRNINGSILNEFIEEKILGHNGRRKHGWIETYGQPHEAFFYVELVCNVWFFIEVIIRLIVSPNLWQFIKSPVNIIDFTATLSFYTDVMQRMGEYTGLLEAFSIVRIMRLFKLTRHSPGLRILIHTFKASAKELTLLVFFLVLGIVFFASLAYYAEKLQDNPDNQFKSIPLGLWWAIVTMTTVGYGDVAPKTYPGMFVGALCALAGVLTIALPVPVIVSNFSMFYSHTQARSKLPKKRRRVLPVEQPRRKREPTAPHRGRTNAIKQTPPTGPGLVAGGVGPVGAGGAGLGGHAVGHPAAGAPMFKDAFGGAKIADYLSVPAVQSLQPRAATTGHDFMLPLQPKLLGPLERKDQHPLQLTAHNLASDTHQLMYSGHAHSQHKVGGGAAVLNVPPTLSMSHTQMPPGIASMGQRTPNLSFRPAHGASSQVATLQQPIPHSHACHASTNCNIKISVASAGISVGCPDEFRTPKVTLLDDLSDDVNSSTDDCGDCCLVDDSDTYEGTTINNGPSGQENGTEAIGLDDGLLDNDGEDEEDGEGSGVGGDSGDSLGGIYIGPRH; this comes from the exons ATGGATGGCGAAAATCGGATCATACTCAATGTAGGCGGAATAAG ATATGAAACCTACAAGGCCACGCTCAAGAAAATCCCCGCAACACGTCTATCCCGACTGACCGAAGCCCTGGCCAACTACGATCCGGTGCTCAATGAATACTTTTTTGATCGCCACCCCGGGGTCTTCACCCAAATCCTCAACTATTACAG AACTGGAAAACTGCACTATCCAACTGACGTGTGTGGCCCGCTTTTCGAGGAAGAGCTGGAATTCTGGGGACTCGACTCAAATCAGGTAGAACCTTGCTGTTGGTCAACATATAGCATACATCGCGATACGCAA AACACCTTAGCCATATTAGATAAGCTAGATATTGAAAATGAGAAGCCCACGGAGGAGCAGATAGCTCGTCTATTTGGCTTTGAGGAGGCACTGAGCAACGGCGAGCTCAACTGCTGGCAGCGTATAAAACCCAAGATCTGGGCCATGTTCGATGAGCCATCCAGCTCCACGGGTGCCAAG ATCGTTGCTGGCATGTCGGTTTTCTTTATATTTGTTTCTGTGATATCATTCTGCCTGAAGACCCATCCTGGCTTTCGTGTCGATCTGCCCTCCGGAGCCCACGATGCCCACGGACCAGGTGCGGGTGGTCCACCCCACGGACACGATCCCATGGGAGAACCACCGCAGACCCATCAGTACCATCAGCACAGCATCACGCCGCCCAGCGGCAGCATCGGACCCACCTTTCGTGTCACAAACTACACGAGCTACAGCAGCGGCAACTTTACCGCTCCTGGCCAGGCCACGCCCATTGCCACCATTAAGGGCGGCCAGCGGCAGCGACTGAAACGGAATATCAACGGAAGTATCCTGAACGAGTTCATCGAAGAGAAGATATTGGGCCACAATGGGAGGAGAAAACACGGATGGATTGAGACCTATGGGCAGCCACACGAGGCCTTCTTCTACGTGGAATTGGTCTGCAACGTCTGGTTCTTCATCGAGGTCATCATTAGGCTGATT GTCTCCCCCAATTTGTGGCAGTTCATAAAATCGCCGGTGAATATCATTGATTTTACGGCCACCTTGAGCTTTTACACGGACGTAATGCAGCGTATGGGTGAATATACGGGTCTTCTGGAGGCCTTTTCCATCGTTAGGATTATGCGACTGTTCAAGCTGACTCGCCATTCACCGGGCCTGAGAATCCTCATCCACACATTCAAGGCTTCGGCCAAGGAGCTTACTCTGTTGGTGTTCTTCCTCGTCCTGGGCATAGTGTTCTTCGCCAGTTTGGCGTACTATGCGGAGAAGTTGCAG GACAATCCGGACAACCAGTTCAAGAGCATACCTTTGGGTCTGTGGTGGGCCATCGTGACCATGACCACCGTGGGATATGGCGATGTGGCGCCCAAAACCTATCCGGGCATGTTTGTGGGTGCCCTCTGTGCTCTGGCCGGTGTGCTGACCATTGCCCTGCCCGTGCCCGTCATCGTTAGCAACTTCTCCATGTTCTACTCCCACACTCAG GCTCGCTCCAAGCTGCCCAAGAAGCGACGACGTGTTCTGCCCGTGGAGCAGCCGCGCCGCAAGAGGGAGCCCACCGCTCCGCATCGCGGAAGGACGAACGCCATCAAACAGACGCCACCCACTGGGCCGGGATTGGTGGCCGGTGGCGTGGGTCCAGTGGGAGCAGGCGGGGCGGGACTCGGTGGCCATGCGGTGGGTCATCCCGCTGCAGGGGCGCCAATGTTTAAGGACGCATTCGGCGGTGCCAAAATCG CGGACTACTTGAGCGTGCCGGCGGTGCAGAGCCTCCAGCCGCGGGCGGCGACGACTGGCCACGACTTCATGCTGCCGCTCCAGCCAAAACTTCTGGGCCCCCTGG AACGCAAGGATCAGCATCCGCTGCAACTGACTGCCCACAATTTGGCCTCGGACACGCACCAGCTGATGTACtcgggccacgcccactcgcagCACAAGGTGGGCGGTGGGGCAGCGGTGCTGAATGTGCCGCCCACGTTGAGCATGTCGCACACCCAGATGCCCCCCGGAATCGCCAGCATGGGTCAGCGGACGCCCAATCTGAGTTTCCGGCCCGCTCACGGGGCGTCCTCCCAGGTGGCCACTCTCCAGCAGCCCATTCCGCACTCCCATGCCTGCCACGCCTCCACGAACTGCAACATCAAGATTTCGGTTGCCTCCGCCGGCATTTCGGTGGGATGTCCGGATGAGTTTCGGACTCCCAAGGTGACGCTGCTGGACGATCTCAGCGACGATGTCAACTCCTCGACGGATGACTGCGGGGACTGTTGTCTGGTGGACGACAGCGATACCTACGAGGGCACCACCATCAACAATGGTCCAAGTGGCCAGGAGAACGGAACGGAAGCCATTGGCCTGGACGATGGCCTTCTGGATAACGATggggaggatgaggaggacgGCGAGGGCAGCGGCGTGGGCGGGGATAGCGGCGATAGTCTCGGAGGGATCTACATTGGTCCCAGGCATTGA
- the LOC6731623 gene encoding potassium voltage-gated channel protein Shaw isoform X3 produces the protein MDGENRIILNVGGIRYETYKATLKKIPATRLSRLTEALANYDPVLNEYFFDRHPGVFTQILNYYRTGKLHYPTDVCGPLFEEELEFWGLDSNQVEPCCWSTYSIHRDTQNTLAILDKLDIENEKPTEEQIARLFGFEEALSNGELNCWQRIKPKIWAMFDEPSSSTGAKIVAGMSVFFIFVSVISFCLKTHPGFRVDLPSGAHDAHGPGAGGPPHGHDPMGEPPQTHQYHQHSITPPSGSIGPTFRVTNYTSYSSGNFTAPGQATPIATIKGGQRQRLKRNINGSILNEFIEEKILGHNGRRKHGWIETYGQPHEAFFYVELVCNVWFFIEVIIRLIVSPNLWQFIKSPVNIIDFTATLSFYTDVMQRMGEYTGLLEAFSIVRIMRLFKLTRHSPGLRILIHTFKASAKELTLLVFFLVLGIVFFASLAYYAEKLQDNPDNQFKSIPLGLWWAIVTMTTVGYGDVAPKTYPGMFVGALCALAGVLTIALPVPVIVSNFSMFYSHTQARSKLPKKRRRVLPVEQPRRKREPTAPHRGRTNAIKQTPPTGPGLVAGGVGPVGAGGAGLGGHAVGHPAAGAPMFKDAFGGAKIERKDQHPLQLTAHNLASDTHQLMYSGHAHSQHKVGGGAAVLNVPPTLSMSHTQMPPGIASMGQRTPNLSFRPAHGASSQVATLQQPIPHSHACHASTNCNIKISVASAGISVGCPDEFRTPKVTLLDDLSDDVNSSTDDCGDCCLVDDSDTYEGTTINNGPSGQENGTEAIGLDDGLLDNDGEDEEDGEGSGVGGDSGDSLGGIYIGPRH, from the exons ATGGATGGCGAAAATCGGATCATACTCAATGTAGGCGGAATAAG ATATGAAACCTACAAGGCCACGCTCAAGAAAATCCCCGCAACACGTCTATCCCGACTGACCGAAGCCCTGGCCAACTACGATCCGGTGCTCAATGAATACTTTTTTGATCGCCACCCCGGGGTCTTCACCCAAATCCTCAACTATTACAG AACTGGAAAACTGCACTATCCAACTGACGTGTGTGGCCCGCTTTTCGAGGAAGAGCTGGAATTCTGGGGACTCGACTCAAATCAGGTAGAACCTTGCTGTTGGTCAACATATAGCATACATCGCGATACGCAA AACACCTTAGCCATATTAGATAAGCTAGATATTGAAAATGAGAAGCCCACGGAGGAGCAGATAGCTCGTCTATTTGGCTTTGAGGAGGCACTGAGCAACGGCGAGCTCAACTGCTGGCAGCGTATAAAACCCAAGATCTGGGCCATGTTCGATGAGCCATCCAGCTCCACGGGTGCCAAG ATCGTTGCTGGCATGTCGGTTTTCTTTATATTTGTTTCTGTGATATCATTCTGCCTGAAGACCCATCCTGGCTTTCGTGTCGATCTGCCCTCCGGAGCCCACGATGCCCACGGACCAGGTGCGGGTGGTCCACCCCACGGACACGATCCCATGGGAGAACCACCGCAGACCCATCAGTACCATCAGCACAGCATCACGCCGCCCAGCGGCAGCATCGGACCCACCTTTCGTGTCACAAACTACACGAGCTACAGCAGCGGCAACTTTACCGCTCCTGGCCAGGCCACGCCCATTGCCACCATTAAGGGCGGCCAGCGGCAGCGACTGAAACGGAATATCAACGGAAGTATCCTGAACGAGTTCATCGAAGAGAAGATATTGGGCCACAATGGGAGGAGAAAACACGGATGGATTGAGACCTATGGGCAGCCACACGAGGCCTTCTTCTACGTGGAATTGGTCTGCAACGTCTGGTTCTTCATCGAGGTCATCATTAGGCTGATT GTCTCCCCCAATTTGTGGCAGTTCATAAAATCGCCGGTGAATATCATTGATTTTACGGCCACCTTGAGCTTTTACACGGACGTAATGCAGCGTATGGGTGAATATACGGGTCTTCTGGAGGCCTTTTCCATCGTTAGGATTATGCGACTGTTCAAGCTGACTCGCCATTCACCGGGCCTGAGAATCCTCATCCACACATTCAAGGCTTCGGCCAAGGAGCTTACTCTGTTGGTGTTCTTCCTCGTCCTGGGCATAGTGTTCTTCGCCAGTTTGGCGTACTATGCGGAGAAGTTGCAG GACAATCCGGACAACCAGTTCAAGAGCATACCTTTGGGTCTGTGGTGGGCCATCGTGACCATGACCACCGTGGGATATGGCGATGTGGCGCCCAAAACCTATCCGGGCATGTTTGTGGGTGCCCTCTGTGCTCTGGCCGGTGTGCTGACCATTGCCCTGCCCGTGCCCGTCATCGTTAGCAACTTCTCCATGTTCTACTCCCACACTCAG GCTCGCTCCAAGCTGCCCAAGAAGCGACGACGTGTTCTGCCCGTGGAGCAGCCGCGCCGCAAGAGGGAGCCCACCGCTCCGCATCGCGGAAGGACGAACGCCATCAAACAGACGCCACCCACTGGGCCGGGATTGGTGGCCGGTGGCGTGGGTCCAGTGGGAGCAGGCGGGGCGGGACTCGGTGGCCATGCGGTGGGTCATCCCGCTGCAGGGGCGCCAATGTTTAAGGACGCATTCGGCGGTGCCAAAATCG AACGCAAGGATCAGCATCCGCTGCAACTGACTGCCCACAATTTGGCCTCGGACACGCACCAGCTGATGTACtcgggccacgcccactcgcagCACAAGGTGGGCGGTGGGGCAGCGGTGCTGAATGTGCCGCCCACGTTGAGCATGTCGCACACCCAGATGCCCCCCGGAATCGCCAGCATGGGTCAGCGGACGCCCAATCTGAGTTTCCGGCCCGCTCACGGGGCGTCCTCCCAGGTGGCCACTCTCCAGCAGCCCATTCCGCACTCCCATGCCTGCCACGCCTCCACGAACTGCAACATCAAGATTTCGGTTGCCTCCGCCGGCATTTCGGTGGGATGTCCGGATGAGTTTCGGACTCCCAAGGTGACGCTGCTGGACGATCTCAGCGACGATGTCAACTCCTCGACGGATGACTGCGGGGACTGTTGTCTGGTGGACGACAGCGATACCTACGAGGGCACCACCATCAACAATGGTCCAAGTGGCCAGGAGAACGGAACGGAAGCCATTGGCCTGGACGATGGCCTTCTGGATAACGATggggaggatgaggaggacgGCGAGGGCAGCGGCGTGGGCGGGGATAGCGGCGATAGTCTCGGAGGGATCTACATTGGTCCCAGGCATTGA
- the LOC6731623 gene encoding potassium voltage-gated channel protein Shaw isoform X4: MDGENRIILNVGGIRYETYKATLKKIPATRLSRLTEALANYDPVLNEYFFDRHPGVFTQILNYYRTGKLHYPTDVCGPLFEEELEFWGLDSNQVEPCCWSTYSIHRDTQNTLAILDKLDIENEKPTEEQIARLFGFEEALSNGELNCWQRIKPKIWAMFDEPSSSTGAKIVAGMSVFFIFVSVISFCLKTHPGFRVDLPSGAHDAHGPGAGGPPHGHDPMGEPPQTHQYHQHSITPPSGSIGPTFRVTNYTSYSSGNFTAPGQATPIATIKGGQRQRLKRNINGSILNEFIEEKILGHNGRRKHGWIETYGQPHEAFFYVELVCNVWFFIEVIIRLIVSPNLWQFIKSPVNIIDFTATLSFYTDVMQRMGEYTGLLEAFSIVRIMRLFKLTRHSPGLRILIHTFKASAKELTLLVFFLVLGIVFFASLAYYAEKLQDNPDNQFKSIPLGLWWAIVTMTTVGYGDVAPKTYPGMFVGALCALAGVLTIALPVPVIVSNFSMFYSHTQARSKLPKKRRRVLPVEQPRRKREPTAPHRGRTNAIKQTPPTGPGLVAGGVGPVGAGGAGLGGHAVGHPAAGAPMFKDAFGGAKIGTVNVNGVNVIGLHPAQRTTTTMAMAMNEADPTPMSALTYQVPMLQPTPPAAQSHGHAHGHAHGLGPASAAMTSSASLTGSAASAAVATAAAAAPAGPSFIS; this comes from the exons ATGGATGGCGAAAATCGGATCATACTCAATGTAGGCGGAATAAG ATATGAAACCTACAAGGCCACGCTCAAGAAAATCCCCGCAACACGTCTATCCCGACTGACCGAAGCCCTGGCCAACTACGATCCGGTGCTCAATGAATACTTTTTTGATCGCCACCCCGGGGTCTTCACCCAAATCCTCAACTATTACAG AACTGGAAAACTGCACTATCCAACTGACGTGTGTGGCCCGCTTTTCGAGGAAGAGCTGGAATTCTGGGGACTCGACTCAAATCAGGTAGAACCTTGCTGTTGGTCAACATATAGCATACATCGCGATACGCAA AACACCTTAGCCATATTAGATAAGCTAGATATTGAAAATGAGAAGCCCACGGAGGAGCAGATAGCTCGTCTATTTGGCTTTGAGGAGGCACTGAGCAACGGCGAGCTCAACTGCTGGCAGCGTATAAAACCCAAGATCTGGGCCATGTTCGATGAGCCATCCAGCTCCACGGGTGCCAAG ATCGTTGCTGGCATGTCGGTTTTCTTTATATTTGTTTCTGTGATATCATTCTGCCTGAAGACCCATCCTGGCTTTCGTGTCGATCTGCCCTCCGGAGCCCACGATGCCCACGGACCAGGTGCGGGTGGTCCACCCCACGGACACGATCCCATGGGAGAACCACCGCAGACCCATCAGTACCATCAGCACAGCATCACGCCGCCCAGCGGCAGCATCGGACCCACCTTTCGTGTCACAAACTACACGAGCTACAGCAGCGGCAACTTTACCGCTCCTGGCCAGGCCACGCCCATTGCCACCATTAAGGGCGGCCAGCGGCAGCGACTGAAACGGAATATCAACGGAAGTATCCTGAACGAGTTCATCGAAGAGAAGATATTGGGCCACAATGGGAGGAGAAAACACGGATGGATTGAGACCTATGGGCAGCCACACGAGGCCTTCTTCTACGTGGAATTGGTCTGCAACGTCTGGTTCTTCATCGAGGTCATCATTAGGCTGATT GTCTCCCCCAATTTGTGGCAGTTCATAAAATCGCCGGTGAATATCATTGATTTTACGGCCACCTTGAGCTTTTACACGGACGTAATGCAGCGTATGGGTGAATATACGGGTCTTCTGGAGGCCTTTTCCATCGTTAGGATTATGCGACTGTTCAAGCTGACTCGCCATTCACCGGGCCTGAGAATCCTCATCCACACATTCAAGGCTTCGGCCAAGGAGCTTACTCTGTTGGTGTTCTTCCTCGTCCTGGGCATAGTGTTCTTCGCCAGTTTGGCGTACTATGCGGAGAAGTTGCAG GACAATCCGGACAACCAGTTCAAGAGCATACCTTTGGGTCTGTGGTGGGCCATCGTGACCATGACCACCGTGGGATATGGCGATGTGGCGCCCAAAACCTATCCGGGCATGTTTGTGGGTGCCCTCTGTGCTCTGGCCGGTGTGCTGACCATTGCCCTGCCCGTGCCCGTCATCGTTAGCAACTTCTCCATGTTCTACTCCCACACTCAG GCTCGCTCCAAGCTGCCCAAGAAGCGACGACGTGTTCTGCCCGTGGAGCAGCCGCGCCGCAAGAGGGAGCCCACCGCTCCGCATCGCGGAAGGACGAACGCCATCAAACAGACGCCACCCACTGGGCCGGGATTGGTGGCCGGTGGCGTGGGTCCAGTGGGAGCAGGCGGGGCGGGACTCGGTGGCCATGCGGTGGGTCATCCCGCTGCAGGGGCGCCAATGTTTAAGGACGCATTCGGCGGTGCCAAAATCG GCACCGTGAACGTGAACGGCGTCAATGTCATTGGCCTGCATCCTGCGCAAAGGACGACGAccacgatggcgatggcgatgaatGAGGCGGACCCGACGCCGATGTCGGCGTTGACCTACCAAGTGCCTATGCTCCAACCCACGCCCCCGGCCGCCCAGAGTcacggccacgcccatggccacgcccacggccTTGGCCCAGCGTCGGCGGCGATGACGTCATCGGCATCGCTAACAGGCTCAGCTGCCTCAGCAGCCGTTGCCAcagccgccgcagccgccCCCGCCGGCCCCTCGTTCATCAGTT AA